In Miscanthus floridulus cultivar M001 chromosome 5, ASM1932011v1, whole genome shotgun sequence, one genomic interval encodes:
- the LOC136454731 gene encoding uncharacterized protein: MDKTWMDQPRQTLVYREGVDMFLEFAFSNSVKGNHILCPYKACKNSCWRVRSIVLEHLICEGFTDGYITWVNHGEPSSSFFTNSSQHERVEVGDPNEEDDISGLLQDIAGGLDVQGDLEVDNTKQHDEDVEAFYKMVEDAGKELYPGCKYSKLCFIVRLLHIKFVGRWSNKSFDMLLELLKDVLPEESSLPKNFNAAKKMAKGVGLGYVKIHACENDCILFWKEHAKKDVCPKCDTSRWKSENSSPSGKHVHRVPRKVLRYFPIKKRLQWYFMCSKTASDTRWHDEGRTQDGLLRHPADAPFWKDFDSKHPVFSSESRNLRLAVASDGFNPFRTMKSTYSIWPVILIPYNLPPWKCMKQSNFILSLLIPGPKAPCGDMDVFLEPLVDDMVEMFVHGVRTYDASKREPFQLRAAIVCTISDFPGLGYLVACVTSGKVACPECHLDTCSFQLKKGGKCVYMGHRRFLDAEHKFWFDVDSFDGTTELRPAPRPLSGEEILELTANICTTFGKDPVTKKPTKHQCNPTTEEPSKRKRKKVNEPPTVWKRKSIWFKLPYWKDLLLRHNFDVMHIEKNVCQNIIDTLLDTDGKSKDNLNARLDIQKLGIRSDLHPVSVEDNFYLPPAQFTMSPDDREAFCQVLKDVKFPDGYASDMCRNVQVKEKKIIGLKSHDNHILLQHLLPIAVQNILPERVSAALIRVSNFFKKIYSPTIRISDMQKLEAEIAETLSVLETIFLPSFFDIMVHLMVHLPAQARLAGPVHYRSMWAVERYLMKLKGSVRTRSHPEGSICEAYKFDESLTFCSKFLKGYETGQVGNGESMDCEICTTPFFQSTGQALSGKCTVSIEYKTWVQAHRYVEGLVESGVEVLEEIHILANEPFMIATTYNSYAINGFKFHTFSYDEGRPVQGSGVALVAQTSCFENGNNVDLVMRNKIYYGIIKEIIELNYRNKGNIVLFKCDWVDNRIQDKWVYYVKEGPESDWYAVAQSKPRDLYDMAVENEIRNPMLDLDANVDLSGLFGDVVHVRTDIDGVIVAERKRKINNVKSKGKKKIRGAN, translated from the exons ATGGATAAAACATGGATGGATCAGCCTAG GCAAACCCTTGTGTATAGAGAAGGAGTGGATATGTTTTTAGAGTTTGCCTTTAGTAATTCAGTAAaaggaaatcatattttgtgTCCCTACAAGGCATGCAAGAACTCTTGTTGGAGGGTCCGTAGTATTGTACTTGAGCACTTGATATGTGAGGGATTTACAGATGGGTATATAACATGGGTGAATCATGGTGAACCTAGTTCCAGTTTTTTCACAAATAGCAGCCAACATGAAAGGGTAGAAGTAGGGGACCCAAATGAAGAGGATGACATTTCTGGTTTACTTCAAGACATAGCTGGGGGTTTAGATGTCCAGGGGGACTTAGAAGTAGACAACACGAAGCAGCACGATGAGGATGTGGAAGCTTTTTACAAAATGGTAGAAGATGCTGGCAAGGAGCTATATCCAGGTTGCAAGTACTCGAAGCTATGTTTCATTGTAAGATTACTGCATATCAAATTCGTTGGGCGATGGAGTAACAAAAGCTTCGACATGCTATTAGAGTTACTTAAGGATGTCTTACCTGAAGAGTCATCACTTCCTAAAAACTTTAATGCTGCTAAAAAAATGGCAAAAGGTGTAGGACTTGGTTACGTGAAAATTCATGCATGTGAGAATGATTGCATACTATTTTGGAAGGAGCATGCGAAGAAAGATGTATGTCCAAAATGTGATACTTCAAGATGGAAATCAGAAAACAGTAGTCCTAGTGGAAAACATGTGCATAGGGTTCCTAGGAAAGTTCTACGTTACTTCCCTATAAAGAAAAGGCTGCAATGGTATTTTATGTGCTCAAAAACAGCAAGTGACACAAGGTGGCATGATGAAGGACGCACACAAGATGGTTTGTTGAGGCATCCTGCTGATGCTCCTTTCTGGAAAGATTTTGACTCTAAGCATCCAGTATTTTCATCAGAGAGTCGAAATCTTAGACTAGCTGTAGCTAGCGATGGCTTTAATCCTTTTAGGACCATGAAATCAACTTATAGCATTTGGCCTGTTATTTTGATcccatacaaccttccaccttggaagTGTATGAAGCAATCAAATTTCATCCTATCCTTGTTGATCCCTGGACCTAAGGCACCTTGTGGTGATATGGATGTCTTTCTTGAGCCGCTGGTTGATGATATGGTAGAAATGTTTGTTCATGGTGTAAGAACATATGATGCTTCTAAGCGTGAACCCTTCCAACTGCGTGCTGCCATAGTTTGCACCATATCTGATTTTCCAGGTCTAGGTTATTTGGTGGCATGTGTCACTTCTGGCAAAGTTGCATGTCCTGAATGCCACTTAGATACATGTTCTTTCCAACTAAAAAAGGGAGGCAAGTGTGTCTACATGGGCCATCGTAGATTCTTAGATGCCGAACACAAGTTTTGGTTTGATGTAGATTCATTTGATGGTACCACAGAACTTAGGCCAGCACCTAGACCTCTTAGTGGAGAGGAAATATTGGAGCTGACAGCCAATATATGCACAACCTTCGGAAAGGACCCAGTAACCAAGAAGCCAACCAAGCATCAGTGCAATCCAACTACAGAGGAGCCATCCAAGCGAAAACGCAAGAAAGTTAATGAGCCACCAACTGTTTGGAAAAGAAAATCCATTTGGTTTAAGTTGCCATATTGGAAAGACCTACTTCTACGGCATAATTTTGATGTTATGCACATAGAAAAGAATGTGTGTCAGAATATTATTGACACACTTTTGGACACCGATGGAAAATCCAAGGATAACTTAAATGCTCGCTTGGACATCCAAAAACTTGGCATTAGAAGTGATCTTCATCCTGTTAGTGTAGAAGATAACTTTTATTTACCTCCAGCACAGTTTACAATGAGTCCTGATGATAGAGAAGCATTTTGCCAagtattgaaggatgtgaagttcccAGACGGTTATGCATCTGATATGTGTCGTAATGTGCAAGTTAAGGAGAAGAAGATAATTGGATTAAAGAGCCATGACAACCACATATTGTTGCAGCACTTACTTCCCATTGCTGTTCAGAATATACTGCCAGAAAGAGTAAGTGCAGCACTAATTCGTGTGAGCAATTTCTTCAAGAAGATCTACTCACCCACTATTCGTATCAGTGATATGCAAAAACTAGAGGCTGAAATAGCTGAGACACTAAGTGTCCTTGAGACTATATTTCTGCCATCTTTTTTTGATATCATGGTTCATTTGATGGTGCATCTGCCTGCTCAAGCAAGACTTGCTGGTCCTGTACACTATCGTAGCATGTGGGCAGtagagaggtatttgatgaagttgAAGGGCTCTGTTCGTACTAGAAGTCATCCAGAGGGATCAATTTGTGAGGCCTACAAATTTGATGAGAGTCTTACTTTCTGCTCCAAATTTTTGAAAGGCTATGAGACTGGACAAGTAGGAAATGGTGAAAGTATGGACTGTGAAATTTGTACTACACCATTCTTCCAAAGCACAGGGCAAGCTTTGAGTGGCAAGTGCACTGTATCCATAGAATACAAGACTTGGGTTCAAGCACATAGATAT GTGGAAGGGTTAGTTGAAAGTGGTGTAGAAGTACTAGAAGAGATACATATTTTGGCAAATGAACCTTTCATGATTGCAACAACATACAATAGCTATGCAATTAATGGATTTAAATTCCATACGTTCTCCTATGATGAGGGTAGACCAGTTCAAGGTAGTGGAGTAGCTTTGGTTGCCCAGACCTCTTGCTTTGAAAATGGAAACAATGTGGACCTAGTTATGAGAAACAAGATATACTATGGCATCATCAAAGAAATCATTGAGTTAAACTATCGCAACAAAGGAAACATAGTTTTGTTTAAATGTGATTGGGTGGACAATCGCATTCAAGATAAATGG GTTTACTATGTTAAGGAAGGTCCTGAATCAGATTGGTATGCTGTTGCCCAGTCAAAACCACGTGATCTTTATGATATGGCGGTTGAAAATGAAATACGTAACCCAATGCTTGATTTGGATGCAAATGTTGATCTCAGTGGTCTTTTTGGAGATGTTGTACATGTAAGGACTGATATAGATGGGGTCATTGTTGCTGAAAGAAAGAGGAA GATAAACAATGTCAAAAGCAAGGGGAAAAAGAAAATCCGTGGAGCCAACTGA